A window of Sphingobacterium kitahiroshimense genomic DNA:
TATTCTGTCTTTTTAGTGTGCTTACACCGATCTGATTAACCTCTGCAGGTAACATACTGGTTGCTTGCGATACTCGGTTCTGTACGTTTACTGCGGCCTGATCCGGATCTGTTCCTAATTTAAAAACAACAGTAATCATCAAACTACCGTCATTACTCGATGTAGAAGTAAGAAAGTCCATATTTTCTACACCATTGATGGCATTTTCTAATGGCGGTGCTACTGCCTTTGCAATTACTTCGGCAGAGGCACCTGGGTAAGTCGCCATGACGGTCACACTTGGTGGGGCGATTTCAGGAAATTTGGTAATGGGTAAACCGAGCATAGCCACGACCCCCAGAATAACCAGCAATATGGATATAACTGTAGCCAATACTGGCCTTTTAATTATTTTTTTTAACATAATGACTAAGGATAAATGGTTGTTAAGATTTATTCACGCTATCTTTTACTGTGGTTGCGGATTTCACCTTAACAGGCATACCATTCTGAAGGAAACTAAGTCCATTTGTAATTATCTGATCACCTGCTGTAACACCTGATTTGACGAAGTATTGAGATTCTTGTTTACCACTTACTTCAATTGGCGTCTGTACCGCCTTTCCTTCTTTACTGATCGTAAAGACATAAATTTTATCTTGAATGGCTGTCGTTGCTGTGATCGGAACCACAACAACCTGCTCAATATGTTGATCTAATGCTATTTTCCCTGTGTTTCCTGTTCGTAATTGTCCTTGCGGGTTTTCAAATTTTGCCCGAAGACTGATCGAACCTGTATTCTTGTCGAATTGACCTTCAATAGCATCAATTTTTCCTAAATGTGGAAAGTCCTGTCCATTAGCTGTTTTTAAAGTTACAGGAGCGGCTTGCTTCAACTTTTCAGCAACAGAGTTTCCCGGTAATGCTGCCTGAAAATTAACAAAATCGTTTTCACTCATTGAGAAATATGCAAATACGGCATGCGTATCTGATAAGAGCGTTAAGGGTTCGACTGCAGCAGGATTAATGAGACTTCCTAATCGATAAGGAATACGACCTATAGTGCCACTGACCGGAGCTTTAATTGTACAGAATTCAAGGTTAATTTTCGCTGTTTCAAAAACGGCATTTGCCTGCGCTAAAGCTGCTTGGGCACCTTCGTACGTTGCCTGTGCTTGGTCAACCTGTAGATTAGATACGAGTTTATTACTTACTAATTCTTTTTTCCTATCTAGATCTATTTTAACATTGGACAGATTCGCCTTAGCTGCTAAAATAGATGCTTGCGCATTTTTATACTGCTCTTTATAGGTACGATCATCCACTTGAAATAAAGTCTGCCCAGCCCGGACAAATGCACCTTCATCAACAAAGATCTTAGCCAGATAACCGGAAACTTGTGGACGGATTTCAACATTTACAACTCCTTCAATGCTGCTTGCATAAGTTTTTGTTAATATTCCATTTTCTTCTTGAAGTATCATCACTGGAACTTCTAAGGCTGCGGGTGCCTCCCCTCCCTGGTTTGGTTTTTGACCACAACTTGTTAGGAATCCTAGGCTTAAGCCTAGCAATGTTGATTGAACAACTAATTTCCGATTCATTTAAAATATATTATGTTCTCGCTATATTTAAAGATTCGAAAAGAAGGGTTAGTCACTAAAATATTGGACTTCAGACCCCATCTTTTCTCCTCATGTACAATTAATACAAATATATATCTGACTAAATCGGTTAAAAAGTCTAAAGGGAGCTTTAACTTGTCAAAAAGACACTAAATTAGTTCGGGATAAATTTAAGTTAATAATTCTTTACGATACAGAATCGGGGATTGACCTGTATTCTTTTTAAAGAATTTGCTAAAAGTAGGTAAATCACTAAAATTCAATTGTTGCATGATATCTGAGATTGAGTAAAAATTAGACCGTAATTTAGCTGTCACTTCAGCCATCAATGTTTGTTCAATAATCTGCAGCGGGCTTAACCCTGTAACTTCTTTTATAACCCTGCTGAGGTATTTTCGACTCACAAATAAGCAATCGGCATAATGCTGGACTGAACGGTGAACGTGAAATTGATCTACCACCAGCGTAATGAAATCCAAACATAATTTTTCTTTTCGGCCACTGAGTACTACCTGACCGATAACATGATCCATAAGTTCTGATTCTATTTCGTAGTTGAGTAGTGCAAAAGTACTTTTAATAATTTCCGCCTGATGTTTAGTTGGTGTAGGACTCAGATTAACTTCTCTTAAATGTTCTAGATAAACTACAAATCGCTTAACTACAGGTTCACGTAAGGAAAATACCTTTAAATAATTGTCAAACAAAAAATCTAAGGACGATCTGCCTTGAAAAAACATGCCTATTTTTTTAGCAAAATCTAAAGAAAACATAAAACTGATCATTTCCAGATCATCACTCCTTTCCAAAAACTCAATAATTGTAGTCGGTGAATGTAAGAATGCCATATTTTCCTGGATTTCCTGTTCAGAAAAACCAATCCGCATGCCGAGCTTTCCTTTTAGGATAATACTCATTCCAAAACTGTCAGTGCGCATAGGCTCATAAGAGCGAATGTCAGTCATATTACTTTTCTGTAAATGACAGATAGTAAATCCCTCATACTGTTGTTTGTTCATCTGCTCGGCAACAAACTCCTTTAAAGTAAAAAATGTAATTCGACGATCCATAATCTTAAACGCTAACAAAGAGCATGTCTAAGTTAAAATTTAAAATAAGTTTTGTTTTACTCTTTTTGTTTTTTGACAATTTTCTGTCAAAAGTCAAACATACATATTGGTTAGCTGTTATACTACAATGATAAGCATAAAAAAACAGCAACCTTTCATGTAAGGTTGCTGTAATTGTTTGTATTTTAAACTGAAATAATTATCCGCCGTAAACAGCTACACCTTTATCCTGTAACACATATCCTTTCCATGCCATGAGGATATAATTTCCAGAAACCCAGTTTCCTTCACCTTTTTTTTCCAATACTATACCATTATTAGAATTGGGCAAAAAAACTTCAGCTTTAGAATTGTCCGAACTAAAGTAAACATAGGCTTGTTTACCTTCCGTTCTTGCCCCATCCTTCAAAGGGTTTAAGGTTGTTTTTAAAGTGGCTAATGTAATGCACCTTTGCTCCAATTCCGAGTATGATTTTCCATCCTCAAACAGGCAACCTTGTTTTTTTTCAGCACAATCTCCTTTTACCAAGGGCATAGTTGAGGTAAAATTCAAATGATTTATATCTTTGAAAGCCGTCCCTTCAGCATTCATATCACCATATCCTTCAATCAATGTGTCTTTACTTACTTTAAATGCAACCTGCCTAACAGAAGTTACTCCTTCTGACTGGAAAGTATAATCTGCGAGCAGCACATTATCCTTCAGCTGCCCTACGAAAGTTCCAGTATTCTTATCTTTCTCGGCGAAAGCGTACGTAAGGTTTCCTTTAAGAGTTGGTCCTATATCAGTAAATTCCAACGAAATATGATTATTGCCGTCATTGTAAGCATAACATGCCGGCTCTGAGAAAGTAACTGTTTTACCTGTTATTTCTTCAAAAGCAGCATTACGGTTTTCAGTTTTTGAATCCCTATTCCTACAACTTATCATCGTCAAAATAACAAACGATAATGTGATTATTTTTTTCATATTTTCTAGCGTTAAATGGTTATCAATTTTTTTAAAATAATGATACTTCCTAAATCACAATTCATAAAAATAGTTACTATTTACTCTGAAAAGCAGTTAGAAACTTATCATTTTAAATTTAAAATAGCATTAATGGATATATACATACGATCGGTGCTACCTCACTATTATTTAATAACGGTCAAATAAACTTGTTGCTTGCCTGCTCCAAGTTTTACATTTGGGAACTGTTTGTCATAGTCAATCATAATATCTCCTTTTTCTACTTTTCCGTTACCATCCGAATCCCATTTAACAGTAACATAATATTTGACTGCTTCATGTGCAGCTACCGCAGGCTTTATATGCGATTTATGATCTTTTGGTAAAACAAAATCAATTGTGAAAGGAACGCCAGACTGTTGAATATTTTTTTCTTCCAATAATGTTGCTGGTACATCAGCTATATTCTCTGCAACAGCATATAATTGTACTTTACCTTCTGGATTTTTTATATCTAACGGTGCTGAACCAATAAATTCTACCGTTAGTGAATCACCCGTTTTAGTTTCTTCACTCCCCTTGCTACCAGACGTACAACTTGCTAAAATGGACAATGGCAAAACTGCCAAAAAAATTATGCTTTTCATATATCACTTTATTTAAGCACTGCTACTTTCAAATTAAAGATTAAAAGTAGCAGTGTATTCTTTTTTTAAAGCTCTACACCCAAATATTATACCAAATACCTGACATAAGCATAAGGAATACTCTATATTATCAATTTTTAACTGCCTTAGTGAGCTTTAAACTCTGATTTGGTTTTAATTGTATCTGATATATATACTTACCGTTAACTTCCTTCATCAATTTTGCGTCTTTAAGTACAGTTGCACTCAAAAGCTGAATAGTCTGATGCTCTAAAGATTTTAAAACAACAGATTCAACCTCCTTATTTTTCCATATCAATTCGTGAATCAAAATGTTTCCTCTAGCTTTCAATCCTTTAATTTTACCATCTTTCCAATTATCTGGCAATGCTGGCAATAACTCGATCATATTATTCTGTGATTGTACGATCATTTCACTAACAGCGGCAACATAACCTAAGTTACCATCAATCTGAAATGGTGGATGTGCGCAAAGCAGATTCGCGTATACCCCACCGCCGTTATCGTAATCTATCCCTTCACCTCCTACGAGATTAATAAAATTTTTCAAGATCTGGTAAGCATGATTACCATCTTGTAACCTACCCCAAAATGCTACTTTCCAAGCCATAGACCATCCTGTAGATTCATCTCCTCGCGCATTTAGTGTTACTTTTGCCGCATTAGCTAATTCTGGAGTTTCCCATTTAGATATTTGTCGTCCTGGATATAGGCCAAACAAATGAGAAACATGTCTATGCTTATCATTAGGATCATCACGGTCGGTTTCCCACTCTTGCAACTGCCCCCATTTTCCAATTTTTGGTTTTAATAATGCATTGCGAAGTGTTTCGATATGCTTGCCATATGCTTTATCAATTTGTAAAATTTGACAGGCCTCAACATAATTCGTAAAAAGGTCGAAAATGATCTGATGATCGTAACTCACAGCATCTTCGGTAGGTCCGTGTTCAGGTGACCAGCCCATGGGGGCCACTACAGTTCCATCATCACGACGAACAAGTCTATCATCCCAAAATTGACATATTTCCTTTAATATTGGATAAGCAAAATCTCTTAAATACGCTTTGTCACGATTAAATGCATAGTGTTCCCAAAGTGCCTGCGCGTACCATGCACTGCCTGGTGTATTCCAGGAGAAGCTTTCTCCTCCAAAAATATTATTTTCAGTACGAACCGTCCAACCGCGAACACCTGGAAATTCCTTTTGTGTATTTTCCTTCTTTACTTCGCGCATACTATTGATGTAATCCAGATATGGCCATGCAGATTCGCTTAGATTTGCAACCTCAGCAGGCCAATAGTTCATTTGCACATTGATATTGGAATGGTAATCTGATCGCCATGGAGGGGTATTACTATTATTCCATAATCCCTGTAAATTGGCGGGTAGTCCGCCCTTACGAGAAGAGCTTATAAGCAGGTAGCGCCCATACTGATAGATAAGGGATTCTAGCGCCGGTGATGGCTTTTGCTTATAGTGCTGCAGCAGTTTTTTTGTCGTTAGCTCCTGCGATAAATCTTCAGTCCCCAATTGTAACTGTACTCGAGCAAAAAGTGATTGATAATCTTTTAAGTGTCTGGTAAGTAATTGATCAAAATGATATTTAGCAGCCTCTTGAATATATCTCTTGTTCGCTTCTAATGGCTTTTCATTCGCTTTCCAATTCGTAGACCGAGTATTGGCATAATCTGTCGCCGCACTCAAAAGTATAACGATTTTATCTGCCGATTGAACCTGGATAAATATTTCGCCATCCTCTCCTTTTGTCTCCAAAACCTCTCCCCCTTCCGTTTTCACGTGGAGGCGTGCAGCATATTCCATACCATTGGACAGTACACCACTGAACACCAAATCGCCGGCTATCGATTTTGTTAGTTTGCCGTGACTATCTTTAAGTCTGATGGTTGCATTTAGTGATTTTTTATTTTCATTTGTGTATTCCATTACCATCACCTGGTCCGGATTACTAGCGAAGTATCTGCGGCTTCTTTTTTGATTATCTTGATTGTATGTGATATGGTGCAAGGCCTGATCTAAATCTAATTTTCGGCTATAGTTTGAGAAAGGTTTTGCTCCAACCTGTCCAAATTCAACAAACACCTCCCCAAAAGCCTGATATTCTCCGGTTTCCTGTTCGTTACCGGTCCATAGACTGTTCTCATTAAATTGAATATGTTCTTGATTCACTCCTCCGAATATCATGGCACCAATACGACCATTTCCGATCGGATAAGCTTCAGTCATCCAATCCTTAGCAGGTTGATCATCCCATAGAAAATACTGCTGGCCATAAACAGTCGTTTTTACAAAAAATATCAATACTACAATGAATATATATGCTCTTTGTGATTTTAACATAAAAAATAGATTTATTGGGCTAGGCCCAAGGGTGAAAAAACAATGTAAATCGCTATCATCACTAAAATTAGGATGGTACCGACCAAATGCCTTCCTTTCCAATAGGAAGTACGATCCAATCCTGAAAATTCAAATTGAAAAGTGGATTTATAATGAGGTTGTGTTACCTTACTGCCTATCCAGATAATAATCGCTATAATGACAAATAATAAGGCAAATAAATGCAGATAATGCAGGTCTAGTTTCCAAATAAACACAAGGGTAAAATAGCTGATCATGTATAAAAACAGTCCCAGTTGAGCCATCGCTGGGGTTACCCTTTGGGATAAAATACCCATCATCATGATCGTAAAAATAGGCATATTAAAAAGTCCTGAAACCGTCTGCAAATACGTATAGAAACCATCATGTGCAAAAAGGATAAAAGGTGCAATAAACATGGCTGACAAAGAAATGATGAGTTCAAAATATTTGCCTTTTTTTACGAGCTGGCTTTCCGACACGATGATATTACGTTGCTTCAGATAAGGTTTATAGATATTAAATATAAATAAACTACCGCAACTTTGTAATCCCGCAGTGTATGTAGTCATAGCGGCACCAAAAACAAGTGCGAGTGAAAAACCAACAAGAATATCAGGGAAAATATGAACAATCAGATTAGGAAATACAGATGCCGAGGGCTCAACTTTTGGCAAGAGATGTATGGCCAGAAGTCCTGGAAGATTAATAAGCAAGGGCATCAATAATTTGCCCCCTGCGGCCAGTGTCATTCCTTTCTGTGCTTCCTTTAAATTTTTTGCACTTAAGGTTTGTTGGGCGATGTATGGCTCCATACCCCAGTAGTAGAAATTGATCAATAACATGCCGGTAAAGAGCGTCGAAAAAGGTACCGCATCGTGTTTATCTCCCACGGCATTCAAGTGCTCTGTTTTATTCAGAAATACTTGCTGAACTCCTTCCCATATGTTTCCACTGCCCAGATACCAAAATGCATATACTGGAATTATCAGAGCAAGTAAAAATAGTCCCAAACCTAAACTGACATCAGATAAAGAAATTAATTTCAATCCACCTAATATGCTATACAGGCTACCAATAATTCCTAAAGCCCAGACAAGTACCCAGATACTCTGCCAATAACTAATCTGAAAATAGGCAGGTACATCAAACATGATTGCCAAACTTAACGCCCCTCCATACAAAACTGGAGGTAATAAATTAACGATGTAGCCAACAAGGATAAGTACGGAAACGATTAACTTGGTCTTCGCATTAAATCTCAGCGATAGAAAATCGGGTATGGTTCGAAAACCATGTTTGAAATAAATCGGTAACAGAAACTCCGAAACGACTAACATGGCGACCACCGAACTCACTCCCCATCCTATAACAGATAAGTTGTTAATGTAAACAGATTCGTTTTCACCAATAAATTGATTTGCACTTAGGTTGGTCAACAGAAGTGCAGATCCAACCATCCAGAAGCTATTACTTTTACCGGCTAGAAAAAAACCGCTTAATGTAGTCGTATAATACGATTTATACTTTAACAGAGACCATAATGCTACTAAAACCGTAAAAAAGCAAAAACTTGCAACTATCATATCAATTTGTCTACCTTATCTGTTAAAGTGATTTTCGATCTACCAGCTCAGTCGGTACAATCATTTTTACAGGGACCCGCTGTGAAACAAATTTTGCAGCTTCTTGACCTATCGTATGAAAACTGGTGGAAAATGTTGTAATCCCCCCGCTTATGATTTCTTTGATGACATCATCATTATGAGAAAGAATCCCCAGGTCCTTTCCTAATCTCCATTTTTTTTGCAAAATATCTTTCAGCATCAGGTACAGTTCTGGATTGTGAATCGTAAAATAAAGCGTATCCTTTTCTAAATTACCGGGCTTATATTGTTTTTCAATATGCCCCTTTATTTGATACTTATCCAAAAATTTCAGAAATGCATTTTTGATTTCATTGGGTTCTGCTGTGTTTTCTCTAAAATAAAAGATAATTTCTCTATACTTTTTTATTTTAGGATACAGCTGTTCAAAAACTTTATAAGTAGAGTTCTCAAATTCTTGAGCTATGTACGAATACTCGTCGCCTAAATCCAATAAACGATCAATAATTAAAAGCTTTGAAGGAGATATGGATCTTAATAGCTGGACCGAAGCTTTATTTTCAATAGGAGCTACAATGTAAACCGTATATTTTCCCTGGATACGATTAAAAATATCTTCAAAAGTCTCCATATTATTATGGTGGAAAAATAAATCGACGGATACTTCTTCTGGAAGATTTGAACGCAATTCCGATACTAACGTATCTTGAAATGTATCATAAGCATACAACACGACAGCCACTTTTTGTTTCATCTGGGTGTTATTACTTACGACAAAATATCCTTTTCTATTTTTAGACTCAACAACTCCATGCGCTATAAGATCCCGGTATGCCTTTGAAAAAGTTTCTCTGGCATATCCGAGGTAATGTATCATATTATTGACTGATGGAAGACTGGAATGCACTTCTAGCTCATTTGCATCGATAGCATCCAGCACACCTTGAACAATACACTCATGTTTAGAAAGTGTATTTAATGATTCTAACCGTTTTATCCGCGCGATTAAAGTTGCACTATTTTCTTCTGTGGATATTTTCATATATAAATACTAAATAGGAGTTAAAGGGTGATTCTAAAAAGTTTACCGCCTCCTTCATTAAATGCAATTGGCAAATCAGATTTTATGTTCTGCTTTGTTTTGGTAAATAATTCTTCTGCCACATACTGTTGCGCAGGATTCAAACCTAAGAGTGTGAAATCCACAGCAACATGTTGCTTTTCATTGCTAAAATTAAAAATAGCAACATAAAGATACTTACCCGATTTCTTAAAATAGCATTGGTTTGCAGATTTTCCCTCCACAAATCCAGCTGGTCTAAAACTTTTACCATCTGCTATGACCTTTAATATTTCTGAATCTTGGAGATAAACATTCATGTTTTTTTGCCAATTTTCTTTCTTCGACAAATCATCGCCAAGGATAATCGTACCTGCAACAATACCGGAAAGAAATCTTGCCTTGTTTACATTTTCCGGTTCGTCATGAAAGACCAGGTGATCAGCATCAATAAAATCATACAGATACGTTTGCCACCAACCGTAGCTCACACTGTTCAGTGTATACTCAGTCTGGTCGAGCGTTTTCCATGCATCGCATGCTATGCGTCTCATATGAGCAAATTGATTGGTTGCTAATGATGGAGAGATCGCCGCATAAATAAGCATTTTGCCTTTCAAGACATCTACCAGATGTTTCATTCCAACAGCATAGGCTTGCATTCCAGTAGACGTATTTTTATCATAAAACCCTGTCGACTCAATAGCAGCATGTGACAAGAAGTCTATTTTAATCATCTTGAACCCGCACGCAACCAGTTTACCCAATATGACATCCATACGTGCCAATGTACCCGGATGCGTAGGATCCAAAGCACGTCCACCATCCAAGTTGTGATAGCCACTTTTCGTTTTGGTCCACATATCACCAAATTTATAAGAACTTCCCTCCGCTGTTCGGTTAGGTCCACTGCCATGTCCCCAATCGGTGAAAGGAGCCCAGTATACACCTGGTTTAAGACCCAAAGAGTCACAATAATGTACAAATTTTTCAAGTTGACTATAATCTCCCGACATACCTCCTGGTGTCATATTGTCCCAAAAAGAATCTAAATCAATAAAAGCATCACCGTCTGCATTGCGAAAATGAGGAATATCTTTTTCAAAATATTGTGCAGTAGCGGTAGCATTCTGAAAATTAATTTTTTCCTGAATCACGCCCCAACTGTTCCAACCAACAGGCGTAGCAGCTGTCCACTGCTGTACATAAGGTGTTTGTAGTTGGCGATGGATCTTTGCATAGTCCTCCATTCCAACACGCCAATCTTTCACATAAGAAATCAAATACTTCGGCGAAATAATACGATTGCCTTTTATAAACCCGTGTCCCATAGAATCTCGCGTAATATTAACATCCGTAAATCCTGTTTTTATTGCAAGAAAATCATAATTATTTTGATTTCCTCCAATGGATATACCCGATTTCCAGACAGACTGGTCTAAGGAACCGATAACCAATCCATGATTACTATTCTTATCATAAACAACACCCACTTCAGCGCTTACTTTATTTGTTTTTGAAAGGGATTCATTTTCATAAGAAATAAAAGTATCATTATCAAAAGGTACTGCAACTTGATATAATGCTTTACCAAGTCCACTTATATTCGCCTGCATATATAAAGGAGACATATCATTACTTGCTATGTTTTTTCCGTTAATTTCCAATTGAACTAAAATAATCGGTTTCTGGTCGTATAGAAAAAAATGTTGCTTCATCTCTATACCGGCTTTAGTTTTTGAAGATACTGTATACTGTTTCCCTTTTCCTAAAGCATCAGCAACAACTTGTTCACTTATTTTTGAAACTCCGTTCAGATTTTCAGAACTGACACGCGTGCCATCTGAAAGAATTGCATAAGAAACAGCATCTTTTATAATCAAATTATTATTTTGGGACACACTGTATTTCCCTGTTCCCCGGTCGTATTTAAATACCAGTTCATTTTTTTTTACTTCAAATATTTGAGCCTGTACTTGAAGAGAAGTGGCGAGTATTAAAAATATTCCTAAAATTTTTTTCATAATTTATATCATCTATTATTGTAATGTGATTTGAAAAGCATCAATTTTCATATAATGATCAGGTTGAAAATTAAGCAGCATTCCCATATTGACTGTTACTTTCTCTTTAATATCAAAATAAATCCCATCAGATTTCACTTCTGTATACAATAGTGCATCATTAATCTGTTCCCAATCGGGGATAGTTTTATTCGATTTACTGATTACCAGATATGCAGGAGGTTGATCATAATTTGTTGCTGACAAAGTACAGAAAAATCTGTATTTTCCAGGAAGAAGTGTAACCTGTTGTTCAATTTTACCATTTACAATAGCAGGAGCTCCCCATCCAGCTTCCACATTGACCACTCCCCCATCATCAGAAGCAAAACCACCAAAACCATTGTGATTTTTCATACTTGAATTTGTTATCCAATCATTCAGCGTACCCCATCGGTTTCCATCATAAGCAACAGATGTAAAAGGTTTCTTAAAGTTTTTTAAATACCAGGCCGTAATATCTCCCTTGGGTATTAACTTCGTCGGCTGTACCACGAAAGTATCGATCGCATTACTATCCGGTCTAAAAATAGTCTGATAAGACAGTTCACTATAAAGTGCGTAATGAGAAAGAAGTATTTGTGCATTCTGGGATTTTGTTTTCACTAAAGTATCGATCATCTTTCCATCATCTTTTTTGTACTTGATACGCATAGCGTCAGCTCCCATAGTAGCGGCAACATCCTGTGTTACCAATTGCAACTGCTGACCTGCAACAAAATTTTGTTGCACTACAGAACGCTGAAATAATCCTTCGCGATATCGCTCGCCATAGATTGATCCCACCAGATTTGTTGGTATCGATAATCTTCCTTGAGGATCTAATGTTCTGACTTCAAAATTCATCGGTCCTTCAGGCAGGTTTTCGATCAAGCAACGAACGGTATCATTTGCGTTCTTCAGCTGAACCGGAAATCGCATGGAGTCTTGTTTACTGTTCCAATAGACACGGATTTCGGAGATTCCTGTACTTACCCGAA
This region includes:
- a CDS encoding solute:sodium symporter family transporter yields the protein MIVASFCFFTVLVALWSLLKYKSYYTTTLSGFFLAGKSNSFWMVGSALLLTNLSANQFIGENESVYINNLSVIGWGVSSVVAMLVVSEFLLPIYFKHGFRTIPDFLSLRFNAKTKLIVSVLILVGYIVNLLPPVLYGGALSLAIMFDVPAYFQISYWQSIWVLVWALGIIGSLYSILGGLKLISLSDVSLGLGLFLLALIIPVYAFWYLGSGNIWEGVQQVFLNKTEHLNAVGDKHDAVPFSTLFTGMLLINFYYWGMEPYIAQQTLSAKNLKEAQKGMTLAAGGKLLMPLLINLPGLLAIHLLPKVEPSASVFPNLIVHIFPDILVGFSLALVFGAAMTTYTAGLQSCGSLFIFNIYKPYLKQRNIIVSESQLVKKGKYFELIISLSAMFIAPFILFAHDGFYTYLQTVSGLFNMPIFTIMMMGILSQRVTPAMAQLGLFLYMISYFTLVFIWKLDLHYLHLFALLFVIIAIIIWIGSKVTQPHYKSTFQFEFSGLDRTSYWKGRHLVGTILILVMIAIYIVFSPLGLAQ
- a CDS encoding glycosyl hydrolase family 95 catalytic domain-containing protein, giving the protein MLKSQRAYIFIVVLIFFVKTTVYGQQYFLWDDQPAKDWMTEAYPIGNGRIGAMIFGGVNQEHIQFNENSLWTGNEQETGEYQAFGEVFVEFGQVGAKPFSNYSRKLDLDQALHHITYNQDNQKRSRRYFASNPDQVMVMEYTNENKKSLNATIRLKDSHGKLTKSIAGDLVFSGVLSNGMEYAARLHVKTEGGEVLETKGEDGEIFIQVQSADKIVILLSAATDYANTRSTNWKANEKPLEANKRYIQEAAKYHFDQLLTRHLKDYQSLFARVQLQLGTEDLSQELTTKKLLQHYKQKPSPALESLIYQYGRYLLISSSRKGGLPANLQGLWNNSNTPPWRSDYHSNINVQMNYWPAEVANLSESAWPYLDYINSMREVKKENTQKEFPGVRGWTVRTENNIFGGESFSWNTPGSAWYAQALWEHYAFNRDKAYLRDFAYPILKEICQFWDDRLVRRDDGTVVAPMGWSPEHGPTEDAVSYDHQIIFDLFTNYVEACQILQIDKAYGKHIETLRNALLKPKIGKWGQLQEWETDRDDPNDKHRHVSHLFGLYPGRQISKWETPELANAAKVTLNARGDESTGWSMAWKVAFWGRLQDGNHAYQILKNFINLVGGEGIDYDNGGGVYANLLCAHPPFQIDGNLGYVAAVSEMIVQSQNNMIELLPALPDNWKDGKIKGLKARGNILIHELIWKNKEVESVVLKSLEHQTIQLLSATVLKDAKLMKEVNGKYIYQIQLKPNQSLKLTKAVKN
- a CDS encoding helix-turn-helix domain-containing protein, translated to MDRRITFFTLKEFVAEQMNKQQYEGFTICHLQKSNMTDIRSYEPMRTDSFGMSIILKGKLGMRIGFSEQEIQENMAFLHSPTTIIEFLERSDDLEMISFMFSLDFAKKIGMFFQGRSSLDFLFDNYLKVFSLREPVVKRFVVYLEHLREVNLSPTPTKHQAEIIKSTFALLNYEIESELMDHVIGQVVLSGRKEKLCLDFITLVVDQFHVHRSVQHYADCLFVSRKYLSRVIKEVTGLSPLQIIEQTLMAEVTAKLRSNFYSISDIMQQLNFSDLPTFSKFFKKNTGQSPILYRKELLT
- a CDS encoding efflux RND transporter periplasmic adaptor subunit → MNRKLVVQSTLLGLSLGFLTSCGQKPNQGGEAPAALEVPVMILQEENGILTKTYASSIEGVVNVEIRPQVSGYLAKIFVDEGAFVRAGQTLFQVDDRTYKEQYKNAQASILAAKANLSNVKIDLDRKKELVSNKLVSNLQVDQAQATYEGAQAALAQANAVFETAKINLEFCTIKAPVSGTIGRIPYRLGSLINPAAVEPLTLLSDTHAVFAYFSMSENDFVNFQAALPGNSVAEKLKQAAPVTLKTANGQDFPHLGKIDAIEGQFDKNTGSISLRAKFENPQGQLRTGNTGKIALDQHIEQVVVVPITATTAIQDKIYVFTISKEGKAVQTPIEVSGKQESQYFVKSGVTAGDQIITNGLSFLQNGMPVKVKSATTVKDSVNKS
- a CDS encoding alpha-galactosidase codes for the protein MKKILGIFLILATSLQVQAQIFEVKKNELVFKYDRGTGKYSVSQNNNLIIKDAVSYAILSDGTRVSSENLNGVSKISEQVVADALGKGKQYTVSSKTKAGIEMKQHFFLYDQKPIILVQLEINGKNIASNDMSPLYMQANISGLGKALYQVAVPFDNDTFISYENESLSKTNKVSAEVGVVYDKNSNHGLVIGSLDQSVWKSGISIGGNQNNYDFLAIKTGFTDVNITRDSMGHGFIKGNRIISPKYLISYVKDWRVGMEDYAKIHRQLQTPYVQQWTAATPVGWNSWGVIQEKINFQNATATAQYFEKDIPHFRNADGDAFIDLDSFWDNMTPGGMSGDYSQLEKFVHYCDSLGLKPGVYWAPFTDWGHGSGPNRTAEGSSYKFGDMWTKTKSGYHNLDGGRALDPTHPGTLARMDVILGKLVACGFKMIKIDFLSHAAIESTGFYDKNTSTGMQAYAVGMKHLVDVLKGKMLIYAAISPSLATNQFAHMRRIACDAWKTLDQTEYTLNSVSYGWWQTYLYDFIDADHLVFHDEPENVNKARFLSGIVAGTIILGDDLSKKENWQKNMNVYLQDSEILKVIADGKSFRPAGFVEGKSANQCYFKKSGKYLYVAIFNFSNEKQHVAVDFTLLGLNPAQQYVAEELFTKTKQNIKSDLPIAFNEGGGKLFRITL
- a CDS encoding GntR family transcriptional regulator; protein product: MKISTEENSATLIARIKRLESLNTLSKHECIVQGVLDAIDANELEVHSSLPSVNNMIHYLGYARETFSKAYRDLIAHGVVESKNRKGYFVVSNNTQMKQKVAVVLYAYDTFQDTLVSELRSNLPEEVSVDLFFHHNNMETFEDIFNRIQGKYTVYIVAPIENKASVQLLRSISPSKLLIIDRLLDLGDEYSYIAQEFENSTYKVFEQLYPKIKKYREIIFYFRENTAEPNEIKNAFLKFLDKYQIKGHIEKQYKPGNLEKDTLYFTIHNPELYLMLKDILQKKWRLGKDLGILSHNDDVIKEIISGGITTFSTSFHTIGQEAAKFVSQRVPVKMIVPTELVDRKSL